From Canis lupus familiaris isolate Mischka breed German Shepherd chromosome 16, alternate assembly UU_Cfam_GSD_1.0, whole genome shotgun sequence, one genomic window encodes:
- the LOC482938 gene encoding zinc finger protein 596 isoform X2 codes for MQPLESVTFEDVAIDFSKEEWALLDMSQRKLFRDVMLENIRHLVSLGYQHCKSDVVFQLEQGEELWSEGTGFLQGQSPGRESALKEQEMVATQHISRKDTSTIIPAKSHTPEDPFEYSDLEEDFTHSFMLTQHLLTHTEKTPFISKQCPKSLSDQSYLNHHKQIHTRGKSCECHLCGKAFSNCSSLRRHEMTHTGEKPYECHICGNAFIQSSDLRKHNLTHTGEKPYECHLCGKAFSQSSNLRQHERTHTGEQPYECHLCGKAFSKCSALRRHERTHTGEKPYECHLCGKSFSQCSALRRHEGTHNGEKIMNAFSKYSDLR; via the exons ATGCAGCCATTG GAATCAGTGACATTTGAAGATGTAGCTATAGACTTCTCCAAGGAAGAGTGGGCCCTGTTGGACATGTCCCAGCGAAAGCTGTTCAGAGATGTAATGCTGGAAAATATACGTCATCTGGTCTCTCTGG GGTATCAGCATTGCAAATCAGATGTAGTTTTCCAGTTGGAGCAAGGAGAAGAGCTGTGGAGTGAAGGAACTGGATTTCTCCAAGGCCAGAGTCCAG GCAGAGAAAGTGCCCTTAAAGAACAAGAAATGGTAGCCACACAACATATCAGCAGAAAGGACACATCTACAATCATACCAGCA AAATCTCATACTCCAGAGGATCCCTTTGAATACAGTGATTTGGAAGAAGATTTTACTCATAGCTTCATGTTGACTCAACATTTGTTAACTCACACAGAAAAGACACCTTTTATCAGTAAACAGTGTCCAAAATCTCTTAGTGACCAGTCATACCTTAATCACCATAAGCAAATTCACACTAGAGGTAAATCGTGTGAGTGCCACCTGTGTGGAAAAGCCTTTAGTAATTGCTCGAGCCTTAGGAGACACGAGATgactcacactggagagaaaccgtATGAATGCCATATCTGTGGGAATGCCTTTATTCAAAGCTCTGACCTTAGAAAACACAATCtaactcacactggagagaaaccatatgaatgTCACCTGTGTGGAAAAGCCTTCAGCCAGTCCTCCAACCTCAGACAGCACGAGAGAACACACACTGGAGAGCAACCATACGAATGTCATctgtgtgggaaagccttcagtaAATGTTCTGCCCTTCGACGCCATGAGAGaactcacactggagaaaaaccttATGAATGTCATCTATGTGGGAAATCCTTCAGTCAGTGTTCTGCTCTGAGACGACATGAGGGAACGCACAATGGAGAGAAAATTATGAATGCCTTCAGTAAATATTCCGACCTTAGGTAA
- the LOC482938 gene encoding zinc finger protein 705A isoform X1, translating to MQPLESVTFEDVAIDFSKEEWALLDMSQRKLFRDVMLENIRHLVSLGYQHCKSDVVFQLEQGEELWSEGTGFLQGQSPGRESALKEQEMVATQHISRKDTSTIIPAQKSHTPEDPFEYSDLEEDFTHSFMLTQHLLTHTEKTPFISKQCPKSLSDQSYLNHHKQIHTRGKSCECHLCGKAFSNCSSLRRHEMTHTGEKPYECHICGNAFIQSSDLRKHNLTHTGEKPYECHLCGKAFSQSSNLRQHERTHTGEQPYECHLCGKAFSKCSALRRHERTHTGEKPYECHLCGKSFSQCSALRRHEGTHNGEKIMNAFSKYSDLR from the exons ATGCAGCCATTG GAATCAGTGACATTTGAAGATGTAGCTATAGACTTCTCCAAGGAAGAGTGGGCCCTGTTGGACATGTCCCAGCGAAAGCTGTTCAGAGATGTAATGCTGGAAAATATACGTCATCTGGTCTCTCTGG GGTATCAGCATTGCAAATCAGATGTAGTTTTCCAGTTGGAGCAAGGAGAAGAGCTGTGGAGTGAAGGAACTGGATTTCTCCAAGGCCAGAGTCCAG GCAGAGAAAGTGCCCTTAAAGAACAAGAAATGGTAGCCACACAACATATCAGCAGAAAGGACACATCTACAATCATACCAGCA CAGAAATCTCATACTCCAGAGGATCCCTTTGAATACAGTGATTTGGAAGAAGATTTTACTCATAGCTTCATGTTGACTCAACATTTGTTAACTCACACAGAAAAGACACCTTTTATCAGTAAACAGTGTCCAAAATCTCTTAGTGACCAGTCATACCTTAATCACCATAAGCAAATTCACACTAGAGGTAAATCGTGTGAGTGCCACCTGTGTGGAAAAGCCTTTAGTAATTGCTCGAGCCTTAGGAGACACGAGATgactcacactggagagaaaccgtATGAATGCCATATCTGTGGGAATGCCTTTATTCAAAGCTCTGACCTTAGAAAACACAATCtaactcacactggagagaaaccatatgaatgTCACCTGTGTGGAAAAGCCTTCAGCCAGTCCTCCAACCTCAGACAGCACGAGAGAACACACACTGGAGAGCAACCATACGAATGTCATctgtgtgggaaagccttcagtaAATGTTCTGCCCTTCGACGCCATGAGAGaactcacactggagaaaaaccttATGAATGTCATCTATGTGGGAAATCCTTCAGTCAGTGTTCTGCTCTGAGACGACATGAGGGAACGCACAATGGAGAGAAAATTATGAATGCCTTCAGTAAATATTCCGACCTTAGGTAA